From the Fictibacillus halophilus genome, the window CCTGTATCCATCCCACTGTCTACATAATGAACCGTTACACCTGTTTCGGCAACGTTTGCTTTCAATGCTTGTCCGACCGCATCCTTGCCCGGAAATGCCGGCAGATACGACGGGTGGATATTGATGATACAGCCTTCATACGCTTTTAATAACACCTCACCAACCAGCCTCATATATCCTGCGAGAACGATAAATTCTACTCCATAGGATTGAAGTTCAGAAACGATTTCCTTTTCAAAATCAGCTTTTGATGCAAATGTTTTAGGCAAGAACGAGTACGTCGGAATCCCGAAGTGGCGCGCACGGTCGATCACCTTTGCCCCTGGTTTATCACATACTAAAAGCTCGATATCCGCTTGAAGCTCACCTGCTTCAACCGCGTCTACGATGGCTTGAAAGTTACTTCCGCTTCCAGAAGCAAATACAGCTATTTTTCTCATTCGATGTTTCCTCCGCCAAAGATCACGCCTTCACCTTGTTTCACGCGACCAATGATGTAAGGCTTCTCGCCTGTTTCTTCTAAAAGGCGGATGATCGGGAGCATATTTTCTTCTGAAACCGAGAGCACCATACCAATTCCCATGTTAAATGTTGTGAACATCTCTTTGCGTGTCAGATTTCCTTTTTCTTCGATCAGATCAAAGATGGGAGGAACCGGCCATGAACCATAATCTACTTCCGCAGCAAGACCTTCTGGCAGCATACGAGGAATGTTTTCAATGAATCCGCCGCCTGTAATATGAGCAACACCGTTCACATCAAACTGATTGAACACTTCAAGCAACGGTTTTACATAGATACGAGTCGGTGTTAACAGCTCTTCACCTAATGTTTTAGATAAACTTTCGATTTGTTCGTTCAGATCAAGACCTGCGTTTTCTAATAAAACTTTACGAACGAGTGAAAAACCATTGGAATGAAGACCGTTTGAAGCAAGTCCGATCAATACATCATTCTCACCGATAGAAGAACCGTTAATCAGCTTTGATTTTTCTGCGATTCCAACCGTAAACCCGGCAAGATCATACTCTTCACTGCTATACATGCCAGGCATCTCTGCTGTTTCTCCACCGATGAGCGCACAACCTGCTTGTCCACAGCCATCCGCGATCCCACTAACGATCTGCTCAATCTTCTCAGGGTGAAGCGTGCCGCAAGCAATATAGTCCAGGAAATAAAGCGGCTCCGCGCCTTGTGCTACGATGTCGTTTACGCACATCGCAACCGCATCCACACCAATCGTGTCATGCTTATCCGCCATGAACGCAAGCATCAGTTTTGTCCCTACACCATCTGTTCCGGAAACGAGCACCGGCTCTTTATGTGAGAATCCGGATAGATCGAACATCGCCCCAAATCCACCAAGACCCGCTAATACTTCCGGACGCTTCGTTC encodes:
- the purN gene encoding phosphoribosylglycinamide formyltransferase, with amino-acid sequence MRKIAVFASGSGSNFQAIVDAVEAGELQADIELLVCDKPGAKVIDRARHFGIPTYSFLPKTFASKADFEKEIVSELQSYGVEFIVLAGYMRLVGEVLLKAYEGCIINIHPSYLPAFPGKDAVGQALKANVAETGVTVHYVDSGMDTGPIIEQVRIPVLPGDTEQTLQQRIQKAEHQLYPAIINKLLQKDTVGGILH
- the purM gene encoding phosphoribosylformylglycinamidine cyclo-ligase, whose protein sequence is MAEAYKQAGVNIEAGYEAVDRIKKHALRTKRPEVLAGLGGFGAMFDLSGFSHKEPVLVSGTDGVGTKLMLAFMADKHDTIGVDAVAMCVNDIVAQGAEPLYFLDYIACGTLHPEKIEQIVSGIADGCGQAGCALIGGETAEMPGMYSSEEYDLAGFTVGIAEKSKLINGSSIGENDVLIGLASNGLHSNGFSLVRKVLLENAGLDLNEQIESLSKTLGEELLTPTRIYVKPLLEVFNQFDVNGVAHITGGGFIENIPRMLPEGLAAEVDYGSWPVPPIFDLIEEKGNLTRKEMFTTFNMGIGMVLSVSEENMLPIIRLLEETGEKPYIIGRVKQGEGVIFGGGNIE